In a genomic window of Amblyomma americanum isolate KBUSLIRL-KWMA chromosome 4, ASM5285725v1, whole genome shotgun sequence:
- the LOC144129346 gene encoding zinc finger protein 711-like: MSDYRAKLNRHMRLHTGERPYQCEVCGRAFTRKDHLQKHLPTHDSRLLKDILGTGSERHHHHVGSNSTSSTSTSSATTSFLGSLLSTSSQHPYRCKLCGRGFIQKHHYERHAKTHDDHFVDY; this comes from the exons ATGAGTGACTATCG AGCCAAGCTGAACCGGCACATGCGGCTTCACACGGGTGAACGGCCATACCAGTGCGAGGTGTGCGGGCGGGCATTCACGCGCAAGGACCACCTGCAGAAGCACCTACCAACCCACGATAGCCGCCTGCTCAAGGACATCCTCGGAACGGGGAGCGAGCGCCACCATCACCACGTGGGgagcaacagcaccagcagcaccagcactaGCTCTGCCACCACCAGCTTCCTGGGCAGCCTGCTCAGCACTAGCTCCCAGCACCCATATCGGTGCAAGCTGTGCGGCCGTGGCTTCATCCAGAAGCACCACTATGAGCGGCATGCCAAAACCCATGACGACCACTTTGTTGACTACTAG